GTTGACCTCGGTGGTCACCGCGATGAGCTGCGGGCCGGTGAGGTCGTTGGCGAACTGCTGGCGGCGGGCCGTGGTCCACGAACTCGCGCCGGATCGCCATGCCTCGGCCAGGGCCACGATGTGGTCGATGGAGATGTCCGCGGGCGAGCTGCGGGTGACGCCGTCGAAGTAGCTGTACCAGGAGCCGCCGGTGGGGTAGCAGTCGGCGCCCGTGGTGACGTTGGTGCCGTCGCGCTTGAGGACCGTCTCGCGGGTGTTGCAGGTGCCGGAGACGGTGGTCCAGTGGGGGAAGAGATCACGGGAGTAGCCGGTCATCGAGCCTTCCGCGGCCACCGTCAGGCTGTTGAGCTCGGCTTGCACTTGCGCCTTGGGCGGCACGTCGGGCGGGAACGCCGCCGCCGGCGGCGCCGCACCGAGCGCGACACCGAGGGCGAGGGCCAGCAGGGCGAGCGCGGCGATCAGGCCGCGCGGGGATATCGCCGGGGATCCGGGCAACAGGGCCTCCAGGGGGGTGAGGAGGAGCGTGTGCGACCGAGGGAGAGCCGGCGAGGTCCGCCGGTGTCGAACTGCACTACGGTGACGCGGGTTCGAGCGCCCGCGCCGTCTACGCGTATAGACATGCCCATGACAAACCTTCCCTATGCGCCGCCGCATCCGCCGGGCGCCGGGCCCCCGCTGCCGGGGGCGGCGGGGGCGGGTGTCTTTGCCGGGCGGGGGTGGGTAGGGTGGCCTGTTCGTGCCCGCGCTGCGGGCCCCGTCCGGCTACCTAGGAGACCGCGTATGAGCAGGTACGCGCGCGCGGTCGGTCCCGGCTCCCCG
The Streptomyces sp. CNQ-509 DNA segment above includes these coding regions:
- a CDS encoding HNH endonuclease family protein, whose product is MLPGSPAISPRGLIAALALLALALGVALGAAPPAAAFPPDVPPKAQVQAELNSLTVAAEGSMTGYSRDLFPHWTTVSGTCNTRETVLKRDGTNVTTGADCYPTGGSWYSYFDGVTRSSPADISIDHIVALAEAWRSGASSWTTARRQQFANDLTGPQLIAVTTEVNSSKGDRDPADWKPPRTASWCGYAKFWIHTKYRWNLKIDSAEKSAVQSMLNGCSY